Proteins encoded together in one Solanum lycopersicum chromosome 7, SLM_r2.1 window:
- the LOC138337336 gene encoding uncharacterized protein encodes MRCYNTHIDVDIHLDISIDVHYHIDVNADVHIYIDVGVDVRADVDIDITIVVDINVDIDVAIHLQIYVDAHIYVDIDIGADVNVDVDINIDVDVNIDIEVHIDVDVHLHVDINVGFQVDVNIDDHIDILDINVHVDINVPIIVHININIDLDDNVDADVYIYVDANIDIHINIDISIHNVIDIDVHIDVDVDIGIDDDVHVNIHFDIDIDDDVHVEVLLYVDAAVGIDVHIDADVHIDVQIYFNVDYDVQIDVDVNI; translated from the exons ATGCGTTGTTACAACACTCACATAGATGTTGACATTCACCTAGACATTTCAATTGATGTTCACTATCACATTGACGTTAACGCTGATGTTCacatttacattgatgttgGTGTTGATG TTCGTGctgatgttgacattgacattacCATCGTCGTTGACATTAACGTTGATATTGATGTTGCTATTCACCTTCAAATTTACGTTGACGCTCATATTTACGTTGATATTGACATTGGTGCTGACGTTAACGTTGACGTTGACATTaacattgacgttgatgttaaTATTGACATTGAAgttcacattgatgttgatgttcattTGCACGTAGATATTAACGTTGGCTTTCAAGTTGATGTTAACATTGATGATCACATTGACATTCTCG ATATTAACGTTCACGTAGACATTAACGTTCCAATAATTGTTCACATTAACATTAACATTGATCTTGATGATAACGTTGATGCTGACGTTTACATTTACGTTGATGCTAATATTGACATTCACATTAACATTGacattagcattcacaatgtcattgacattgatgttcacattgacgttgatgttgacattggCATTGACGATGACGTACACGTAAATATTCActttgacattgacattgacgaTGACGTACACGTTGAAGTTCTCCTTTATGTTGATGCTGCCGTTGgcattgatgttcacattgatgctgatgttcacattgatgttcaaATTTACTTCAATGTTGACTATGATGTTCAGATTGACGTAGACGTTAACATTTAA
- the LOC138337335 gene encoding uncharacterized protein yields the protein MDIDIHIYIEVKVDIEDEVYIHFDIYTHVHIYICINVYVDVKFLANCYIYVHVNIYVDVNIDGYVYVDGYVDFDDHGIYVNVDIHIYVDIDINIQELIYVYIDAKLNIHFNIYVKNFIHVDDIVYVDIYVYGDVHIDVDINIHIVIYVYTDIDVHVEVHAFVDGYLYVVNDIYIDVHVYVDVYIDIDINVDAVFDFYIDTNVNFDDYVETDIHVHVHVDICINIIIDFYIDVHIDADVYIEVNIDKDVQIVHHVDVHIDVYTLILTQSFMFMLTLMLTVSHSHVDVDVDIDFYVDIDIQVDAYVYILIDIYVDVDVDVDVNVDVDVDFDIHVDVKVEVHIAIHVDIHIDFATYFDDVDVHIDIEVDVDVHIDIVVDVDVHKNVDDYIDTDIDNENTIVVDLYVYVDVEI from the exons ATGgacattgacattcacatttacATTGAAGTTAAAGTTGACATTGAGGATGAGGTTTATATTCACTTCGACATTTACACTCACGTTCATATTTACATTTGTATTAACGTTTATGTTGATGTCAAATTTCTTGCTAATTGTTACATTTACGTTCATGTAaacatttatgttgatgttaacattgacggttatgtttatgttgatggTTACGTTGACTTTGATGATCACG GTATTTATGTTAacgttgacattcacatttatgttgacattgacataAACATTCAAGAACTCATTTACGTTTACATTGATGCTAAGCTTAACATTCATTTTAACATTTACGTTAAAAACTTCATTCACGTTGACGATATTGTTTACGTTGACATTTATGTTTACGGTGACGTTcatattgatgttgacattaATATTCACATAGTCATCTATGTTTATACTGATATTGACGTTCACGTTGAAGTTCATGCTTTTGTTGATGGTTACCTTTACGTTGTCAATgatatttacattgatgttcatgtttatgttgatgtttacattgacattgataTCAATGTTGATGCAGTCTTTGACTTTTACATTGACACTAatgttaattttgatgattatgttgAAACTGACATTCACGTTCAC GTTCATGTTGACATTTGTATTAACATTATCATTGATttttacattgacgttcacattgatgCTGACGTTTACATTGAGGTTAACATTGACAAAGATGTGCAGATTGTCCAtcatgttgacgttcacattgatgtttac ACACTAATATTGACACAAtcatttatgtttatgttgacaCTAATGTTAACAGTTAg TCACAGTCATGTAgatgttgacgttgacattgactTTTATGTTGACATTGATATTCAAGTTGACGCTTATGTTTACATTCTCattgacatttatgttgatgttgatgttgatgttgatgttaatgttgatgttgatgttgacttTGACATTCACGTTGATGTTAAAGTCGAAGTTCACATTGCCATTCATGTCGACATTCATATTGACTTTGCT ACTTACTTTGACGATGTTGATGTTCATATTGACATTgaagttgatgttgatgttcacattgacattgtcgttgatgttgacgttcacaAAAATGTTGACGATTACATTGATACTGATATTGACAATGAAAATACCATTGTCGTTGATCTTTACGTTTATGTTGACGTTGAAATTTAA
- the LOC138337334 gene encoding uncharacterized protein, which yields MFINIDVNILLVIDVYVESSINIDILVVIHVDVYVNPNIYRRLQRCLCFLHGNVDVHSDIDTNVHDVIDFYVHANIDLDVQVYTEIYVFVHIDIDIDVEIGILTNSYIDVDVDVDVDVDIYEYVNVHIHIDVDVDIDADFYVDVHIDVVSNVYIAFYAYVDTDVQVEIHIDIHAYVDVYIFVNTDVDVDIYVYIYIDIKFDVDVDILPDSYIDVDIDVYNQIYIDLEIQHDANIHINDDVHVYIDVDIEVHVGVHLNVDVDIDSDVHIDSNVYVDVQIYFNGDSDVHINVVINIHVVVDIHVVVDVYVNVEVDGDVNIRVDFLVDADFDVQVDINIDVVGSINVDVHININTDFYIDVHVDAEVDIDVEVDIDVDIHAYVDVYIYINTDVAVDIYLYVHIDIKFDVDLDIILDSYIDLDVDFYIHIDDYVEVHVQADIDVEIRIDIDVDVQLDIQIYIDIEVYINVNADDLVRVDIHININIDFYIDVVIDANIYVYVHVDIEVRIFIHIDFHVDVFLLADVDVDVYIYIHIHVHIDVVDIYVLVAIYIDVDHYVQIDFDIYVKVVIDVIVDV from the exons ATGTTCATTAATATTGACGTTAACATTCTACTTGTCATTGATGTTTACGTTGAATCTTCTATTAATATTGACATTCTTGTTgttattcatgttgatgtttatgttaACCCAAACATTTACAG ACGTTTACAAAGATGTTTATGTTTCCTTCATGGTAACGTTGACGTTCACAGTGACATTGACACTAATGTCCATGATGTCATTGACTTTTACGTTCATGCTAATATTGATCTTGATGTTCAG GTTTACACTGAGATATACGTTTTCGTTCACATagacattgacattgatgttgaaATTGGCATTCTCACTAACTCttacattgacgttgatgttgat gttgacgttgatgttgatatttatgaatatgttaatgttcatattcacattgacgttgacgttgac ATTGACGCTGatttttatgttgatgttcatattgatGTTGTCAGTAACGTTTACATAGCTTTTTATGCTTACGTTGACACTGATGTTCAAGTTGAAATTCATATTGATATTCATGCTTATGTTGACGTTTACATTTTCGTTAATACTGAT GTTGACGTTGACATTTACGTTTATATTTACATAGACATTAAATTTGACGTTGACGTTGACATTCTCCCGGACTCTTACATTGACGTTGATATTGATGTTTACAATCAAATATAT ATTGACCTTGAGATTCAACATGATGCAAACATTCACATTAATGATGACGTTCatgtttacattgatgttgacattgaaGTACATGTTGGCGTTCACCTTAACGTTGATGTAGACATTGATagtgatgttcacattgacagTAATGTTTATGTTGACGTTCAAATTTACTTCAATGGTGACAGTGACGTTCATATTAACGTAGTCATTAACATTCACGTTGTCGTTGACATTCACGTTGTCGTTGATGTTTATGTTAATGTTGAAGTTGACGGTGACGTTAATATTCGCGTTGACTTTCTCGTTGACGCTGATTTTGATGTTCAA GTTGACATCAATATTGATGTTGTCGGTTCGATTAATGTCGACGTTCATATTAACATAAATACTGACttttacattgacgttcacgttgATGCTGAA gttgacattgatgttgaagttgacattgatgttgacattcatgcgtatgttgatgtttacatttacattaacactgat gttgCCGTTGACATTTACCTTTACGTTCACATAGACATTAAATTTGATGTTGACCTTGACATTATCCTTGACTCTTACATTGACCTTGATGTTGATTTTTACATTCACATTGACGATTATGTTGAAGTTCATGTTCAAGCTGACATTGATGTTGAAATTAGaattgacattgatgttgatgttcagCTGGACATTCAAATTTACATTGACATTGAA GTTTACATCAATGTTAATGCTGACGATCTGGTTCGTGTTGATATTCACATTAACATTAATATTGACTTCTACATTGACGTTGTCATTGATGCTAACATTTACGTTTacgttcatgttgatattgaaGTTCGTATTTTCATTCATATTGACTTTCATGTTGACGTTTTCCTTTTGGCtgacgttgatgttgatgtttacatttatATTCACATTCATGTTCACATAGATGTT GTTGATATTTATGTTCTTGTTGCCatttacattgacgttgatCATTATGTTCAAATTGACTTTGACATTTACGTTAAAGTTGTCATTGACGTTATAGTTGACGTGTAA